The genomic region GAAAGGCTGAAGaagtgagagaaaaaaaggcaataaaaaatctaaactgtACATAATTGTGATAATAATCTGAGTTTACAAATGTACTCTCACTTTTGGGGGGGACATCTCTTGTTTTTTAATCTTGGCTTATTGCAATATCAAGTGTTAACTGTTAAGGGTGCCATTGCTTTTATAGGATATGGTCATTTAACTGTAAGATAATAAACTGTGAATCATTATCATCAAACGAAATGTTCTATTGTGGTAGGTATCTTAAATACTGAAGAATAAgcactgatgtttttttttgcccGTAATATGGAATTTCTCACATTTTATGAAAGAATATATTAAAACTATATGCTTGGAAAACGAATTCAAGATGCAGAGTGAAATTTCAAAAAGCCATATTGTAGTGTGAACTAGTGTAGCTAGAAgctataaagtaaaaacaaacaagcaaaaaataaatgaaataaaaaatcctTGATAAATCACTGTGTATACCATCCAACTGTACATTTAGTAACAAAACTTACAGAATGTATTGACTACATTCACATTGATGACAGattaatatatgaatatatttatcaaTAATTTTggcacatttaattatttggcatttttaacagaGCATTTTGATGATGTGTATGCTTCTATTCATTTCACGGCAAAACATATGCAATAATACGATaggtacttttttttaaacattttccttttttgttATGTTCATATTGTaaacacttttttctttttctgttttaatatcaTAACCGCTACCCTGATTTTCTTGATGAACaagaaaatacaaacaaacaagatTCTTGAAACCGAACAAGTTCATGAAAGTAAGAGAACATAACAGCGGTACCCACTTTTCAAACAGATTTCAAATGTCAAGCATTGCTAGATATTTCATATTAACACCAAAATGTTAATGAATATTTCAGAAGAGGACTAATAAATTACAAGATAAGCAACATATTTGGCATTAAAATGTGAAACTAGTAGCTAAGCTCTTAAAAGTATGTTGAGATTATGATTTACAGATTGAATTAACTGGTATGTAAGCAGGTTTATTTAAAAGCCATTTCTgtgaaaatacataaaaatactttttcatagagtttttttgtttgtttgtttgcttgttttattataaaaagacattTCACATCCTGAAGCAGATGATGGTAAAGTGTGCTTGAGCCGAAATAGACATCGGATGGCGTCAGCTACGAAAACAGACAGACTTTATTGACTTCTCTTTTTCCCGCTCAGAGCTTCTGTGAGTTTCAAGTTTGTCGTCAAAAATATCCATTACGGGGGTAAATGTCTTTATCTCAGCCGGCTTATTTCCGATAGTAGAGTGCATCTTTTGTTATAAAGGGCCAAGGAAGGATTATGTCTCTTATGACATCAAGTGAGGCCTCCGTCTTCCATTCAGATGAGAGAGAGGGGAGAAAGACAGGAAAGAGAATAGAACGCGCTCTATTGAAAACCATTGTGTAAGGCACTCGGCAGGTTCTTATCCATCAGGAGAGATCAGTCAGACTGACGTTCATTCCCACACCAGGTCTAACAAAGGGCACCGCATGTACTGCTTTGGGGAACTCAGGACTCATCACACGTCCATTCTCGCCAGTACTTCCAGTTATAGACAGTCTCGCTTTGCTCCTCATAGCGTCCGAAAAGGTCacctggaacacacacacacatagacgcAAACGGAGACACGCACGCACACCAAACAGAGAGGCGGCAGCAAGTTAGAGCGTATCCCACGAAAGGGCTTCagtcttatttttaaaatgtttagttgAAAATGTAGATGGGAATTTGATGTGGTGGAAAAAACATTGATAATGAGGAGCAAATTTACGAGCAAACACCATTCAGAAAATCATATGGCAAGCAGGGGATGAGGGAGACGGGCGATACGACAACAAAAACACTCATACATGACAATGGGGTTGACGGAAACAAAATCACACAGGATGTGCAAAAAACTTTTCTCTCCAATATATGTGCAGTCGACGGGGAGaagtcaagtttttttttttttcactaggaACACCAGTACATACGATCCAGTTTACGGTCCAAACCTCCTCATTCAATAGAACATTCAGGGGATGGAACAGATGGAAGCCAAAAGAAGCGTGCACGGGGACAGATTGGAATGACGGCCGCGTATCCTACCCCCTTAAATTTTTACACTTTCGATCCCATATACGTTGTACCCTTCCTTATAAGTGGCAAAATTCTGTGAATTCTGCGAGGAAGTGGGATTAATATTCTGTGCATTCTTTGCCACCTTCATGCGCTTGGCCTCGGCTCGGGACTTGTAACAGAACTCGACCAGGGCCACCAGCATGGCCAAGCCCAGGCCGCCCACAAGGATGTAGAAGACCCCAGCCACATTGCTCAGGCTGAGAGCGCTGGTCTTCTCCTGTAAATGCACACGAGACACGGGTCAGTGGTCAGGGAAAGTATGGCACATCTGTAATAAGCATTCATATGCAtaaacaagacaatatttaAGTGGCAGTTTTACGTCTATGTGGATACAAATGCACAGCTCAGGACAGTAATGTTAAAACAATAACTGTGCTAAGTAGAATGCGCTACTGGTTAATGTGCCCTTGAAGCAATGCAAATGGGGGCATTCAACAATTCTGCTTGAATGGGATGGATTTACTAAAGCCTTTAACATTCgctttaaagttacatacaaAACCAACAATGTGGTCTCTAATCACAGTTCTTATACTCCCACATGCTAATGGCTGTAGTAAATATTGTTTCTTTGTTGAATTCACAGTTATAGCAGGGGTTAATGTGCTATGCTTAGCTGTGATATGAATTATGCTTGTGTAAGAAAGCCTACAGGACCATTTAAAGGGATGCTCAAGAGAGGCATCTGAATGGAAGGCATAGCATTTGACACAGGGAAGCAGATGACAGGCATTGTGGGTAAAAGACAGGAGGtcaacacacatatatacacacctACAAAAGGTATTTGGGGGGTACGGGCAGTCGGTTAGATATTCTTTTCATATATTAATGTACTGTACTGTGCACAGAATGACCACGCATAAAACACACGACACATAGACAGATACAGAGCTTActttttctgttcttttttgGTAATGTGCAATTATTACCTAGCTTTTTTAACCTTGGATTCTAAAATGTATaattcaaaacattatttaaccatTTCAAATCTTTAAAAATTCATTTTGTTGAGTTTTAATCGTATGCAGACTTTACCTGTTAATTTAGATGTTACCAAATGAAGCACATTTTGAcagtgcatttaaaaaaagcaacaaattTGGGTTCCCAAGGTGAAATTTGAAGAACTAAATACACCAAAATGGTGTGGTTACAACCCTGAAACTGAGATGCTTTGACTATATGGCTATGAAAACAAGATATGCTTTGTTGCAGAGAGTGTATTGTTATATATACCCATTTTTGTTGTATTATAAAAGTGCAAACATAGCAAAGCATGATGTATCAGTTTTCACATATAAATATTCCAATAAGCATCGAAATCAAGCACACTAAGACAATACAACAATTGACAAAACACAACCACCAAACAGCTTAACACACTATGAAACAAAGACATTTAAGGATCTTGGACACCCTTGTAGATGGTCCTACAAATGACCTGagagaaatcatgttcatacTGGAACAATTTGAAGTCTTTCGCTGTATGTGCTGGATATGAATGTCTGAGAACTGCTATTCTAAACTTGGCACAGCTCAGGCCTGCAAGTAATAGCAGGATCTGTGATTCTCAGATTGAGAAGCTGGAAGGAGACCACTGATTGTGTTACAGATATTACAAAAGGTGCATATGGCATAAGTGGCATGCATTACTTTTTAATTCTCAGTGGATGGTACCAGATATTAGTAGCTCTGCAGGCATTAGTCAAATAATCTCACCAAGGCATCTCATGCTTGTCTGTGCATTGTCTGtctaaaatagtttttttagtcattattatttaaatatgggTAATTCCCACTAATCAAAAATGTGCTTGATCACATAGAACCTGCAGCGACTAACCTTACTTCCAGAGTCCTTGGCTCCACATTCACCTTTATCGTACCACCATTTGTTTTTCAGCTTGTCTAAGGTGCCTTGCTCACTGAGTTTCAATACTGCAAGGTTTACTGGCGTTCTTCACGTGGGaaataacataaataacattatcaatgttattttatgttattattaCATTCAACTTTCTCTTAGAGTTCACCTTTTCTCTCCTCTTTTCTTTATTGCCATAGCGATTATGACGTTGATGCGCCATTTGGCCTAAGCAAATGCAAGTTTTGCAGAGCCAAATGTGCATTAACGTATCGCCTGAAGTAAGCAGCAAGGACGACAGCGATGTGTACTGCACACAATGACCAATCAGAATACCAATGGGtgtttttgtttatgtgtgtgtccCCTAGCAACGGTTAGCAATGCTTAACCAGTCAGTGCTGTAGAAAACGTCCGCCTTTGGACTTTTGGTTCCTGTGTGGTTTTGCTGCTTACTTGAGTGTTGCATTGAGTTACCCATCACTTTGCTCTCTGGGGCTGACCTTGGAATCACCTCCCCCGCTGCCGCACTCTCCCTTGTCGTACCACCATTTGTTTTTCAATTTGTCCAACAGGCCTTGTTCATTCAGTTTTAGTACTGCGAGGTTAACCGCATTTCTTGAAACGATAAAACATAACTTGTAAGACAGGGTGAGCCAACTTAGCAATTGTCAATGGTCCTCTTTCAAACCTGGTGATTGCTTTTCTCTGTTTTCAGCATTTTAACAAGTAAGAAGAAATCATATCTCCTCCCTTTCAAAATATAAAGCTGTTGAAAAAATCAAAAGTCTAATCAACTAATCAGTCAGTTAAATGTATTTTAGGTGAGTTTAACTGATAAAGGTGGCTCAGAGTGCCGTGAATAGAGACGTTTAACGCAGTACTGACATCCATAACTAATAGCAGTGGCCTGCAAATAACATTGCTAGAAGAAGGACAGCAGAACAGCAATAAAAGCCggctatatattcatcatacaTAATGAATCTTCTCCTAAGGCCCGCCCACCCAATTCATAAATCTGTCCAGATTGGTTGCTGTTCACAGGAGGAGGAGAAATTGAATCCCACTAAATGAAGACTGTCTCTAATAAGGCTGAGAGATGGCATTATCAAATACATTTCAATCATATATCAGCATATCTTCAAATACATAGGTAAACCCAAGCAGTGCCATCTGGTACATGTATATGGCTAAATTGAGTTTGATTGCCAAATTGGAAGTTCAAAGcacatctttgttaatgttcttTAACGAAAAATGTGTACTGCGAGGGTTtggtaaaaacatttcagaaatcattacattattacattattataaataagcaaaGAGCAATAATTAATGAATATAGAAAGATGAGAGACATGATAGGAGAGGATATTAGGCAAAACCTCAGGAAAAACATTCAAAAGACAAAAAACTGAGACAACACTTAAAAAGACAAAATCTTAAATGTAGAGATCTATAGATTAGCATTTGGTTAAAATGCACTAATATAATGTACTGTATATCCATAAATATGGatgtattcaaatatatatatttataaaataatgagGTATTCATATCTGTAagatataaattattaattattaatatattttttaatctgtAAAAATATCTTCAAGATTCTATAAAATTCttttattcttctttttttaaatagattatTAATCTTTTACTTATTGGGCTCTAATGTATCCAGCTACTACATTTATCTCTTTTATACAAACCAGGACACATGAGCACAGCTACATCAGGGTAGGTGGGATACTATAACAACATTGGACACATTGTTATACTATTCCACCCACCTTAATGAGGATCCTTTGGGGGTGGCGATGCCGTAGCCTTTGGAATCCAGGTTCCCTCCGACCTTCATAGTGTCACAGGGTTTGCGCTGCTCGATGTACTCGTTCATGGTAGACTCCAGCAGGTATGCATACTTCCCCTTGGACTTCCTCACCCGTGTAACACCTTCTGCTGTCGTCTTAACAAATACAGAGGGCTCAGCACTTTTCATGTATGTCCACATTTTGTCGAAAAGAGCGATTTTGGAACgctggaggaaaaaaaaatgcaatgattATGTAAACTCTGTGAAATcttagtaacactttacaataaggtcccatTGGTTAGCTAAAATTAACTAACAACCAATTTATAcactatttattcatttatgtgcattaaagggttagttcacccaaaaatgaaattgatgtcattaatggctcaccctaatgtcgttccacacccataagacctccgttcatcctcagaacacagtttaagatatttaatagtTAGTCCAAaagtgtatgcaagtgtatgcacactatactgtacatgtccagaaagggaataaaaacatcatcagagtagtccatatgtgacatcagttggttagttagaatctcttgaagcatagaaaatacattttggtccaaaaataacaaaaactacgactttatttagcattgtcttctcttccgtgtttgttttcaatcctcaaacaaagaatcaaatggttatgaatcagcttattgattcagcATTTGGATCGCCGATGTCACGTGAtgtcagcagtttggcagtttgacatgcgatccgaatcatgaatcaatacgctgattaattaccatttaaatctttatttgcggattgaaaacaaacaaggaaaagaagacaatgctgaataaagtcgtagtttttgttatttttggaccaaaatgtattttctatgcttcaagagattctaactaaccaactgatgtcacatatggactactttggtgatgtttttattccctttctggacatctacagtatagtgtgcttacacttgcatacacttttggactaaatataaaatatcttaaactgtgttccgaagatggacggaggtcttacgggtgtggaacgacatagggtgagtcattaatgacatcaatttcatttttgggtgaactaaccatttaaataacttttgattTTGATCATTTATAAGGAAATGTTTAATACATgctttaaaatcattttaattgttTGATCATAACAGTTAACTAAATGGCCACGCCAAACAAATATTTTCAGTTTACTGTAACTACAACAATTTTGTATTTAgcgttgcattttattttacccTCTTTAACTCTcacttaaaagtttttttctatttcaaactgtcataaattatgtaaaataaataataataataataataataataataataataataataataataataatagggaTGTCATGGTTACGGAGAAAAAAGGGTGTCTTACCCTGAAAAACTCTTTCGTTGAACCAGAATCTAAAGTTCCATAAGCAATCTCTGTTTGCTTTGCTAAGTCCTCTGCACTCTCAATTGGAGACACCATCCTTTCCACTGTTAGAAAGGCAGCCAAATTAGCCGTGTAGGATGAAATTATGATGAGGGTGAAAAACCACCAGACTCCTCCAACGATGCGGCCAGAAAGAGACCTGATGAAAAACGTCCAATGAAATTCATCAGATATAATATAGCACGATCACAGTTAAAAAATTGTGTTATCAGCTAACAGGCTGAAAGCAAACTGTGGTCAATGTAAACTCAAACAATAGTTTGCCAATTATACATATTTCCATGACTCAAGCAACTGCAATGTATTGTTGAAACTGTGACATCTTGTGTTATCTCTGAAAGGATATTTATGTAAAAGAGTTGGTGACTAAGGATTTTGAAGTCAACATGAAGTCGGAACAGAAGCTTCACGGATGATTTTAAGGTATTTGCGAGAATAGCTGCTAGGCAGAATTTGCTTCGCCTGCTTAGATGAGTCTGCATCATGCATAATGAATAATGAACATCTAAATATATCATGTTTTATCTTAGTTTAAATCAAGTGTGATACATTTATTCAGTGCAGCATAGATGTAACTAATAATTCATCTTAAATCAATAATCATTTTTCGATCCTAACAATCAATTACTAAGCAAGCCATTGCCTTTTAtagaaaaatgcatttgcctTTATAAAACCAGCATTTTTTTGAAGAAATGGCATGTGGAAATATAAAGAACTTATAGGTCAAGAACAAACCTTGGTGAAATATCACAACCTTGTCTCATAAAAGCTCCAAGAGAAAACCAAAGGCTGTTGAAAATCCCAAACTCGTTGGTTGACTCGTTGGTCTGGATCTGGCCGTCCTCATATTCCTCTGTGTGCCACTCATATGGACTGAAACGACTGACCAGGAAAAGCACCACGCTCACGCCAATGTAGGCAAACACAATACACATCCAGATCTCATAGGCCAGGGGGTCCAGGAATGAGAACACACCAGGCTTGGACTTCTGAGGCTTCTTGATCATGATGGAGATGCCCAAACTCATGAATGGCTTTGAGAAGTCAATGACTTCTTCTCTGACCAAAGTGATGGTCAATGGAGCCACTGCTATGTCAGCTTTCTAAAAGgaaaaataattcatttgatTTAATTCTCAACCTATTCTTTGAACAGAAAAatgtttgataaaaaaaaaaaaacaatattaatgttcatgGTTATGGCTACTTTTTAAACCAGAAGCTACTTATCAATTATGTTCTACTTTgaaagtttaataaataaatctgtcttaCCCCATAAACCAACTCTCCAACCATTCCATTCCAGATCTTCGTCTCTGCATCTCTAGCTCCATATTTTCCATCTCCCACTATTTTCAGCTGATATTTAAATCCACAGTGCTTTGCTATTTCAGCTGCCAAGTCCACACAGTACCCCTCATATCTTTCATTATCCATGAAAAGGTCTGCATTCTTCTTTAGCATTACATAAGGTGCTTCCTGAAAATGGCAGCAAGGAATACCTTGTCAGAGCTGTGTCCATTTTCCTACAGTGCACATATTTCAACAGAATAACATGGAAAAGCACAAGTGTAACCTACTAGAATGGTGGTGACGATCACAGTCTTGTTTTCCAGCCCCATTGTATCATTTGGGAAGAGATCGGACTTTGTCACGACCATTTTATCAACTTCATTCCAATAGCCAATCTGAAAAAAGACATTTGTGAGTTGTGTAGTAACTTATGATGTAAAATGATAAAGTATGCTTTTCTTGCCACactcaagagagagagagagagagagagagagagagagagagagagagagagagagagagagagagagagagagagacatatttatatttaacatagtataaatatatttatttatatagtctaacatacaatatttaaatagcgtcatcaataaaatgtatttaaatttgaTAAACTCAATTTAAGTTTAGGAAAGAGAAGTGCCTTCGGAGCATGcactcaaaaaaagaaaaaaaatgggtTTTGATTTGCCCCTTGTTCAGTTTAATGAATTCAAATTAAAAAGTAACATGATTTTTTTGACGTTTTGtcaaaacttaatttaattgtgttcaatcaaccttatatatttaaagctgaagtttacttaattaatttgttttaaaactacattaatcatttttgttgacataactaactgggcaatggatctgtagttcccagcatgctttgcatgtgttattttatgtgtttttcaataaagggaaagatgttggTTGCTAATGCTAGtctttaatgttcagttatgttggacatttagagaagtttttgtaataatttagaattttgtagttaccattatgcagaagaATAGCATCTATGTTTAGGCTGTGGGTACTTATTTGATTTATGCTAATGtcatgtagcctagaaatctagacgcaccctagcggcagcaaatttaatttgcccgcaagtgtggtctagcaactctcaattcctatctgagctgtattcctcagaatctggacggcccaatcacatcgtgtaggtaggctatagagtcggcgggcggggccataatgacgacggccgagttgcgtttgcgtgcttctagtaacacagaaactggcgaacggcggcggcctttcgaatcagctctgcccgcgcctccggaagacttggagttaagctttcctctgagaaaaaaacaaagagcggcactgaagtcattcttaaaaagggaagatgtgttcggagtttagccgaccagatacggcgaatgtttaatcagtcagcgagctccccttcaccgtcgttgctccggttggtgtaccgctatcctatcgcgtgcagagggagtttgaaagacaaccgtttatcccgcccctcggactgagccctgtctatggtgagtttccagaccaaacatcttgatgtgggtctggcttgtcaggctaaatgtCATGAGTATCTACAGGAGTATACATTGTGTATAATGATGAATGAAATTTCTTATAATAGATtttcaaattaatattattttaatttaagtttgacAAGCATAAAAGTCATTTTATTAATGTATCAATTACAGTGGCCCAAACTGAGTTGGACCATTGGCAACGATTGAGCTGAccaacaattacattttattttgagttAGGGCTGCACATATGTATTGGCTGATAATCCTGCCCTcaattaaattaagtttgtcttatttttatttatttatttctatgcTTTTTTACAATGGAGTCTTACCTTAACTGGTCCATTGCTTTTCAGTTCCATGACATTGACGGTGTAATTAACTCTCTTTCCATACTGGTCAAACTGAATGTTACCAGTGAGACCATCAACTCTCACCTGCATGAAAAAGATACAACAGTAaagcaaaatacattttgaggaattgtttcctttctctttttctctgagaaatgtGACATATCTAAGGGGAGtttcaaaatgttatttaaaccTGGAAATACATAGTGTTgtgttttaagtttattttacAAACACATTAAAGACCCAATATTAAGAAGCTCTAAAATTCGGAGAGTTGTCACCTGTTTTAGGGCACGCTCTATCTCAACCCCCTGCGCCCATGGTACAGCTGGATTAGCCAGACAGTCTCCATTGTTAGCTCTACGGGAGATGTCGATTTGCTGCTTGTGAAGATAGCGGAAGGCCTCAGTCATCACCTGAACTGCATCATACGTCAGGGCTGAAGTGTACTGGATACACAGTGAGAGATAAATGTGGATTagttatcaaaataaaaataaaaaataaaaataaataaagatccagaattattgaaattattgatataatgtaatataatatatgaaattaaaaaCATATGGGGAAGCCATATatttatattgaaatatttatttgcTGAAGACATCTATCAAAGCCTTTGAATTGCAAGTATATTTGAATTTCATTACATTTGAATTCTAGTCACATAAATTCAGATTCTGTATTCTGTTTGTTACCTTGACGTGtgttcaattcaaattcaggaaTTAACTGAAATTTAAATGGCATTCTTGGTTCTGAATGGCACATATTCAGAATTCGTTAGTAATGTATGAATGAAACATTTGATTTCAGTCCAAGGATATTAAACACCTACTTAGTCTTCGTAATTTGGTGAGAAGACAGATGAGACCACATTTTATCTGGAGTACAAAATGACTAACAAGCTTGTCCTGCAAATGGCCTGAACTATACAGGAATTTAAATGAAGTCATTTTATGCTCATGTAGCAATTACCTGAACATCTCTTTTAATCATGTTTAGTAAAGCTGTCTGAGGCAGAAAATGGATGGACACAAACTAAAATCTCACCCGTATTTTGTTGTCTGCTCCAGGATATTCTTTTTCCTCCAGAGCTTCCCAGCGCTGGTCAAATTTGGACACCAGGGGGTCATCGAAATCCACAATCTGAAAGCCTGATACATTGGATCCACCATACTGGATTTTTGAAAGATCTCCATCCACAAAACCCTGAAAACATGATGCTTTTCTCAGCATTTTTGTTTGATACATTTTCAGTCATATGTTTTTCTTTGGTAGTGTTACATTTAAGATCATTTACCAGGTTTGCTATGATGTAGTGATATCCCTTCACATGCCTGCCAATAGTTATCACCTGCAAAAAGAATAAGAAGACTAAATGAAatagaaataaacaaaataaaactataCAACATCTAAgccattattaatatatttaaggcacaacaaaaaataaaaaaaatgtactgcTCCACACTGCCAATCAAACAGACTAACTGAAATAATGTGTCAGCAGTTTGTGTGTCCTAAGGGCAAGATATCTGTGATGTTTtatgtgcaagtgtgtgtgtgtagataaaGCTATATTATACAGCCAAGATCAGTTGCATTGATTCTGGCGGTTGGTTAAACACACTTCTGCAGGCCTTAAATACAAATCAATAGCTCATCCCTGAGGGTGCAGCGAGTCTGAATGAAAAACCCATCTCATGAGGACTTTTCTGCCCGCTAATGACATTTGTTTGTGCATCCTAATTAATTATTCATAGTCAGAGTTGGGGAGTAACTagttacaattacaaaattaatgtaattgtAATCAGTtactaaatttaaaaaataaataaattacagttacttatgaAAACGGTAACGATTACAACGGGTTACATCTGAatatttttctgtaaaaagctAATAATACTAATTCGGTTTTGATGTGCACAATGTCTCCAGCCATTTAAAGGCTGTTTAGTAAAGCGATGCTATTCTAATACTTTTGATTGGTTCTCTTGTTTGAATTTGCAGCGT from Pseudorasbora parva isolate DD20220531a chromosome 11, ASM2467924v1, whole genome shotgun sequence harbors:
- the gria2b gene encoding glutamate receptor 2b isoform X3, with amino-acid sequence MQQFKNLSICLISLLCGLSTGGSPSVQIGGLFPRGADQEYSAFRIGMVQFGTAEFRLTPHIDNLEVANSFAVTNCFCSQFSRGVYAIFGFYDKKSVNTITSFCGTLHVSFITPSFPLDGNQQFIIQMRPDIKGPLLSLIEYYKWDKFAYLYDSDRGLTTLQVVLDTAAEKKWQVTAINVGNMKDERKDEAYRSLFQDLENKKERRVILDCEQDKVKDIMEQVITIGRHVKGYHYIIANLGFVDGDLSKIQYGGSNVSGFQIVDFDDPLVSKFDQRWEALEEKEYPGADNKIRYTSALTYDAVQVMTEAFRYLHKQQIDISRRANNGDCLANPAVPWAQGVEIERALKQVRVDGLTGNIQFDQYGKRVNYTVNVMELKSNGPVKIGYWNEVDKMVVTKSDLFPNDTMGLENKTVIVTTILEAPYVMLKKNADLFMDNERYEGYCVDLAAEIAKHCGFKYQLKIVGDGKYGARDAETKIWNGMVGELVYGKADIAVAPLTITLVREEVIDFSKPFMSLGISIMIKKPQKSKPGVFSFLDPLAYEIWMCIVFAYIGVSVVLFLVSRFSPYEWHTEEYEDGQIQTNESTNEFGIFNSLWFSLGAFMRQGCDISPRSLSGRIVGGVWWFFTLIIISSYTANLAAFLTVERMVSPIESAEDLAKQTEIAYGTLDSGSTKEFFRRSKIALFDKMWTYMKSAEPSVFVKTTAEGVTRVRKSKGKYAYLLESTMNEYIEQRKPCDTMKVGGNLDSKGYGIATPKGSSLRTPVNLAVLKLSEQGTLDKLKNKWWYDKGECGAKDSGSKEKTSALSLSNVAGVFYILVGGLGLAMLVALVEFCYKSRAEAKRMKVAKNAQNINPTSSQNSQNFATYKEGYNVYGIESVKI
- the gria2b gene encoding glutamate receptor 2b isoform X4 — translated: MQQFKNLSICLISLLCGLSTGGSPSVQIGGLFPRGADQEYSAFRIGMVQFGTAEFRLTPHIDNLEVANSFAVTNCFCSQFSRGVYAIFGFYDKKSVNTITSFCGTLHVSFITPSFPLDGNQQFIIQMRPDIKGPLLSLIEYYKWDKFAYLYDSDRGLTTLQVVLDTAAEKKWQVTAINVGNMKDERKDEAYRSLFQDLENKKERRVILDCEQDKVKDIMEQVITIGRHVKGYHYIIANLGFVDGDLSKIQYGGSNVSGFQIVDFDDPLVSKFDQRWEALEEKEYPGADNKIRYTSALTYDAVQVMTEAFRYLHKQQIDISRRANNGDCLANPAVPWAQGVEIERALKQVRVDGLTGNIQFDQYGKRVNYTVNVMELKSNGPVKIGYWNEVDKMVVTKSDLFPNDTMGLENKTVIVTTILEAPYVMLKKNADLFMDNERYEGYCVDLAAEIAKHCGFKYQLKIVGDGKYGARDAETKIWNGMVGELVYGKADIAVAPLTITLVREEVIDFSKPFMSLGISIMIKKPQKSKPGVFSFLDPLAYEIWMCIVFAYIGVSVVLFLVSRFSPYEWHTEEYEDGQIQTNESTNEFGIFNSLWFSLGAFMRQGCDISPRSLSGRIVGGVWWFFTLIIISSYTANLAAFLTVERMVSPIESAEDLAKQTEIAYGTLDSGSTKEFFRRSKIALFDKMWTYMKSAEPSVFVKTTAEGVTRVRKSKGKYAYLLESTMNEYIEQRKPCDTMKVGGNLDSKGYGIATPKGSSLRNAVNLAVLKLNEQGLLDKLKNKWWYDKGECGSGGGDSKEKTSALSLSNVAGVFYILVGGLGLAMLVALVEFCYKSRAEAKRMKVAKNAQNINPTSSQNSQNFATYKEGYNVYGIESVKI